Proteins encoded within one genomic window of Paenarthrobacter sp. JL.01a:
- a CDS encoding DUF6328 family protein, whose amino-acid sequence MAEQEQVPRIGRNESTEERMDRNWMELIQELRVLQTGVQILGGFLLTLPFQSRFRELDDWQRGLYLFNVMVAALTTALIVIPVSVHRRLFRRGLKATLVSSADVVTKWALGGVALLIVGSATLVFDFTAGRTAGILAGGFIVLMLLLLVVGMPLWLFHRGMNGNGNTKEE is encoded by the coding sequence ATGGCAGAACAGGAACAAGTTCCAAGGATCGGCAGGAACGAGTCCACGGAAGAACGCATGGACCGCAACTGGATGGAACTCATCCAGGAACTGAGGGTTCTCCAAACCGGCGTCCAAATTCTGGGCGGATTCCTGCTGACGCTTCCCTTCCAATCGCGCTTCAGGGAATTGGACGATTGGCAGCGCGGCCTGTACCTGTTCAACGTCATGGTGGCAGCCCTCACTACGGCGCTCATCGTCATCCCCGTCAGCGTGCACCGGCGGCTCTTCCGCCGCGGACTAAAGGCCACCTTGGTTTCCAGTGCCGACGTCGTCACCAAATGGGCGCTGGGTGGTGTCGCGTTGTTGATCGTGGGCTCCGCGACCCTGGTCTTCGACTTTACGGCCGGACGGACCGCAGGCATCCTGGCCGGCGGGTTCATAGTCCTGATGCTGCTGCTGTTGGTGGTTGGAATGCCTCTGTGGCTCTTCCACCGCGGCATGAACGGCAACGGAAACACGAAGGAGGAGTGA
- a CDS encoding Dps family protein codes for MKASQQLADNLQIVLTDLIELQLQGKQAHWNIVGPNFRDLHLQLDELVLATRQFADDTAERMRALHALPDGRSATIAKGTRLEEFPAGLVSTKNAVKLVTDRVERAVQTMRDVHDEVDEEDPTTADLLHAFIARLEQLVWMINAEIMNAGAAVTDPDDA; via the coding sequence ATGAAAGCGTCACAGCAGCTTGCAGACAACCTTCAAATCGTCCTGACCGACCTCATCGAGCTGCAGCTCCAGGGGAAGCAGGCGCACTGGAACATCGTGGGACCGAACTTCCGCGATCTCCACCTCCAGCTGGACGAGCTCGTCCTGGCAACGCGGCAGTTCGCTGATGACACCGCCGAGCGCATGCGTGCCCTCCACGCCCTGCCGGACGGACGCAGCGCAACCATCGCCAAGGGAACCCGTCTTGAGGAATTCCCGGCCGGCCTGGTGAGCACCAAGAACGCCGTCAAGCTGGTCACCGACCGCGTGGAGCGTGCGGTCCAGACGATGCGCGACGTTCACGACGAGGTTGATGAGGAAGATCCGACGACGGCGGACCTGCTGCACGCGTTCATCGCCCGCCTTGAGCAGCTGGTGTGGATGATCAACGCCGAAATCATGAATGCCGGCGCTGCTGTGACGGACCCGGACGACGCCTGA
- a CDS encoding DNA topoisomerase IB yields the protein MPRLKRSDLSKPGIVRRKVGTGFSYRHPDGSLVSKEDRQRINALAIPPAWTDVWISPYEHGHILATGVDAAGRSQYIYHPGWRERKDTEKFIRAAKLGLVLPSVRRNVTVHLQDDADPRQQTLAAAVRFMDLGALRVGSEVYMKQNGSYGLTTLRCRHARVEGPDVFLKFPGKSGQLWDTSIHDPALAAFLEPLANRPGKERLLAYQANGTWVSVDASMINEYLRGIAGEAYTSKDFRTWKGTAAAALCLIKSGHKGTPRQAIVRAIREASELLGNTPSVARSSYVDPRIIEAYLSEELKDVKPTEASIAAYLNGET from the coding sequence GTGCCACGGCTGAAGAGAAGTGACCTTTCCAAGCCCGGCATTGTCCGCCGGAAGGTTGGAACGGGGTTCAGCTACCGCCATCCCGACGGGAGTTTGGTCAGCAAGGAGGATCGCCAGCGCATCAATGCGCTGGCGATCCCGCCTGCATGGACCGACGTGTGGATCAGCCCCTACGAGCACGGGCACATCCTTGCCACGGGGGTAGATGCCGCCGGGCGGAGCCAATACATCTACCATCCCGGGTGGCGGGAACGTAAAGACACCGAAAAGTTCATCCGCGCGGCCAAACTTGGCCTTGTTCTGCCATCGGTCCGCCGCAACGTAACAGTCCATCTCCAGGATGACGCGGACCCTAGACAGCAGACACTCGCAGCAGCAGTGCGGTTCATGGATCTTGGCGCGCTGCGCGTGGGTTCCGAGGTCTACATGAAGCAAAACGGATCGTATGGACTCACCACCCTCCGCTGCCGCCATGCGCGGGTTGAGGGGCCGGATGTGTTCCTTAAATTCCCCGGCAAGAGCGGCCAGCTCTGGGACACCTCCATCCATGACCCCGCCTTGGCCGCCTTCTTGGAGCCGCTGGCGAACCGTCCCGGCAAGGAGCGGCTACTGGCCTACCAAGCGAACGGGACCTGGGTGTCGGTGGATGCGTCCATGATCAATGAGTATCTCCGCGGCATCGCCGGGGAGGCCTATACCTCCAAGGATTTCCGGACCTGGAAAGGCACTGCTGCCGCCGCCCTCTGCCTTATCAAGTCCGGGCACAAGGGAACCCCCAGGCAGGCAATCGTGCGGGCCATCAGGGAAGCCTCGGAACTCCTTGGAAACACTCCGTCAGTGGCCCGGTCTTCCTATGTGGATCCAAGGATCATCGAGGCGTACCTCTCGGAAGAGCTGAAGGACGTCAAGCCTACGGAAGCCTCAATTGCTGCCTATCTGAACGGTGAAACCTGA
- a CDS encoding TetR/AcrR family transcriptional regulator encodes MPRRIDAEARTAAIAEASLRVLQREGLSGLSVRGVAAEAGIAAASLRRAFATQHALREFCLQLIEDRVTARVAAIDLSGRALVDALLAQLLPLDKERRLELVAQVQLGVLSLTDSELRPAAARLSDGVDRACNAAIQILIEADQFHRGRDAAYEAQRLRALLDGIAMHGLWGGELTEQGSMLRMLGRHLDELSGP; translated from the coding sequence ATGCCCAGGAGAATCGACGCAGAGGCGCGCACCGCAGCAATAGCGGAAGCTTCCTTGCGGGTGTTGCAACGTGAGGGTCTTTCGGGGCTTTCCGTGCGGGGGGTGGCAGCGGAAGCCGGCATCGCAGCGGCTTCGCTACGGCGTGCGTTTGCCACGCAACATGCCCTGCGGGAGTTCTGCCTGCAACTCATTGAGGACCGGGTGACCGCACGTGTTGCTGCGATCGACCTTTCGGGCAGGGCACTTGTTGATGCGCTGCTTGCACAGTTGCTCCCGCTGGACAAAGAACGACGCTTGGAGCTGGTTGCCCAAGTCCAGCTCGGCGTCCTTTCACTCACTGACAGTGAGCTTCGTCCCGCCGCCGCCAGGCTCAGCGATGGAGTCGACCGCGCATGCAACGCCGCCATCCAAATCCTGATTGAAGCGGACCAGTTCCACCGTGGGCGCGACGCCGCGTACGAAGCCCAGCGACTTCGGGCACTCCTGGACGGAATCGCGATGCACGGATTGTGGGGCGGTGAACTGACGGAGCAAGGGTCCATGCTCAGGATGCTCGGGCGCCATCTCGACGAACTCAGCGGCCCTTAG
- a CDS encoding HPr family phosphocarrier protein codes for MPERTATIASRVGLHARPAAIFAEAAGDLDIDVTIARQGEPADDAMDAASILSLMSLGASHGDVVVLRAEGDGADEALDSLVKILETDHDAE; via the coding sequence ATGCCCGAACGTACAGCCACCATCGCAAGCCGTGTAGGCCTCCACGCCCGCCCGGCAGCCATCTTCGCCGAGGCCGCCGGAGACCTGGATATCGACGTCACCATCGCCCGTCAGGGAGAGCCGGCCGACGACGCCATGGACGCGGCCAGCATCCTGTCCCTCATGAGCCTGGGCGCTTCCCACGGTGACGTGGTGGTTCTTCGTGCAGAAGGCGACGGTGCGGACGAAGCACTGGACAGCCTGGTGAAGATCCTCGAAACGGACCACGACGCCGAGTAG
- a CDS encoding fructose-specific PTS transporter subunit EIIC, with product MTQLITPQLVTLDQNLGDSPADVIRVLAGKVAAAGRATEVEGLFADAFAREQKTATGVPGGIAIPHCRSAAVSEPALAMARLSHKVDFGAKDGPADLIFFIAAPDGADQEHLKLLSKLARSLIKKDFTAALRAASSEQEIVELVDGALADKPAAHAAPAPEAAPAASTTAAAAPKRIVAVTACPTGIAHTYMAADSLVAAAQELGVDLQVETQGSSGAKPLDPAVIAAADAVIFAVDVDVRGKERFAGKPVINAPVKRGIDEPTKMVQEALAAAEDPHARRVPHFGAEEQAERAEEEKGEHIGQKLKRALLTGVSYMIPFVAGGGLLIALGFLMGGYLITSFADKIVVENSIFNLPTEFPDNAWGPLGAYIGAVLFKIGALSLGFLVPALAGYIAYAIADRPGIAPGFVAGAVSGFMGAGFLGGIVGGLLAGYVAYQIGKLDVPRWLRGLMPVVIIPLVASLVASGLMFLILGAPIVALTNALNAGLSSLTGAGAIVLGIILGLMMCFDLGGPVNKVAYAFAVAGLGAASVSNQAPWQIMAAVMAAGMVPPLAMALATVLDKKLFSLAERENGKAAWLLGASFISEGAIPFAAADPLRVIPASMVGGAVTGALSMAFGVTSKAPHGGLFVFFAIDNFLLFFLSIAVGVVITALLVIALKRWAVKKPVEAEATPATVSV from the coding sequence GTGACCCAGCTGATCACACCCCAATTGGTCACCCTCGACCAGAACCTGGGCGACTCCCCTGCCGACGTCATCCGCGTCCTGGCCGGCAAAGTTGCCGCCGCTGGCCGTGCCACCGAGGTCGAAGGCCTGTTCGCCGACGCCTTCGCCCGCGAGCAGAAGACCGCCACCGGCGTCCCCGGCGGCATCGCCATCCCGCACTGCCGCTCCGCCGCAGTCTCTGAACCCGCACTGGCCATGGCACGCTTGTCCCACAAGGTGGATTTCGGCGCCAAGGACGGCCCGGCGGACCTGATCTTCTTCATCGCAGCCCCGGACGGCGCGGACCAGGAACACCTGAAGCTGCTCTCCAAGCTGGCCCGATCCCTCATTAAAAAGGACTTCACGGCAGCGCTGCGCGCAGCATCCTCCGAGCAGGAAATCGTGGAGTTGGTTGACGGTGCACTGGCAGACAAGCCCGCTGCGCACGCGGCACCTGCCCCTGAAGCGGCTCCCGCAGCGAGCACGACGGCGGCTGCCGCACCCAAGCGCATCGTGGCAGTGACCGCTTGCCCCACCGGCATCGCGCACACCTACATGGCAGCAGACTCACTGGTTGCCGCAGCCCAGGAGTTGGGTGTTGACCTTCAGGTCGAGACGCAGGGCTCCTCCGGGGCCAAGCCGCTGGACCCGGCCGTGATTGCTGCTGCGGACGCGGTGATTTTCGCCGTCGACGTGGACGTTCGCGGCAAGGAGCGGTTTGCCGGCAAGCCGGTGATTAACGCGCCGGTCAAGCGTGGCATCGACGAGCCCACCAAGATGGTCCAGGAAGCCCTCGCGGCCGCCGAGGACCCGCACGCACGCCGCGTCCCGCACTTCGGTGCCGAGGAGCAGGCAGAACGCGCCGAAGAGGAAAAGGGCGAGCACATCGGCCAGAAGCTCAAGCGCGCCCTCCTCACCGGTGTCAGCTACATGATTCCGTTCGTGGCCGGTGGCGGTCTGTTGATTGCCCTTGGCTTCCTGATGGGCGGCTACCTGATCACCAGCTTTGCGGACAAGATCGTTGTCGAGAACAGCATCTTCAACCTGCCCACCGAGTTCCCGGACAACGCCTGGGGTCCCTTGGGTGCGTACATCGGCGCCGTGCTGTTCAAGATCGGTGCCCTCTCCCTCGGATTCCTCGTGCCGGCACTGGCTGGTTACATCGCCTACGCCATTGCGGACCGTCCGGGCATCGCCCCCGGCTTCGTGGCCGGTGCCGTGTCGGGCTTCATGGGTGCAGGCTTCCTCGGCGGTATCGTCGGCGGTCTTCTGGCCGGCTACGTGGCCTACCAGATTGGCAAGCTCGACGTTCCTCGTTGGCTTCGCGGCCTGATGCCCGTGGTCATCATTCCATTGGTCGCGTCCTTGGTGGCTTCGGGCTTGATGTTCCTGATCCTGGGCGCCCCGATCGTGGCACTCACCAACGCCCTCAACGCGGGGCTCTCCAGCCTCACCGGCGCCGGCGCAATAGTCCTCGGCATCATCCTGGGCCTCATGATGTGCTTCGACCTCGGCGGCCCGGTCAACAAGGTCGCCTACGCATTCGCTGTTGCCGGTCTTGGCGCCGCGAGCGTCTCCAACCAAGCTCCGTGGCAGATCATGGCAGCCGTCATGGCGGCAGGCATGGTTCCGCCGCTGGCCATGGCACTCGCCACCGTCCTGGACAAGAAGCTGTTCTCCCTCGCCGAGCGTGAAAACGGCAAGGCGGCTTGGCTCCTGGGTGCTTCGTTCATCTCCGAAGGCGCCATTCCCTTCGCTGCCGCCGACCCGCTGCGCGTCATCCCTGCCAGCATGGTGGGCGGCGCCGTAACCGGTGCACTGTCCATGGCTTTCGGCGTCACGTCCAAGGCACCCCACGGCGGCCTGTTCGTCTTCTTCGCGATCGACAACTTCCTGCTGTTCTTCCTCTCGATCGCCGTCGGCGTGGTCATCACCGCACTGCTGGTCATCGCCCTCAAGCGTTGGGCAGTGAAGAAGCCTGTCGAAGCAGAAGCCACCCCGGCAACCGTCAGCGTCTAG
- a CDS encoding 1-phosphofructokinase family hexose kinase encodes MIVTLTANPSLDRTVELPGALARGEVQRAVAVHQESGGKGVNVSRALVASGLETLAVLPGADADPVLSGLHDGGVPFAALPIGQALRSNVTLTEPDGVTTKINEPGPELSGEQQEALIGLLLDRSRGASWVVLAGSLPPGVPADFYATIARRLRSAADGTAAPGIAIDSSGAPLAAALEGDALGKPDLLKPNAEELAELAAAAGFTNVSTAEQLEADPAKAAEAAAAVVASGVGAVLATLGSKGAVLVTADGAWLATHPPIKAVSTVGAGDSSLAGYLLAATQGGSAQDCLRQAVAHGAAAASLPGSTVPAVHQTTPAAVTITALQKD; translated from the coding sequence ATGATCGTCACCCTCACGGCCAACCCCAGCCTGGACCGCACCGTCGAACTCCCCGGCGCCCTGGCCCGCGGCGAGGTTCAGCGCGCCGTCGCCGTCCACCAGGAATCCGGCGGAAAGGGCGTCAACGTTTCCCGTGCCCTGGTGGCCTCCGGCCTCGAAACGCTGGCGGTCCTTCCGGGCGCGGATGCCGATCCCGTCCTTTCCGGACTGCACGACGGCGGCGTTCCGTTTGCGGCCCTGCCCATCGGTCAGGCGCTGCGCAGCAATGTCACGCTCACCGAACCGGACGGCGTCACCACCAAGATCAACGAACCCGGCCCGGAGCTGAGCGGTGAACAGCAGGAGGCCCTGATCGGGCTGCTGCTGGATCGCTCCCGTGGCGCGAGCTGGGTTGTTCTCGCAGGCTCACTCCCACCAGGAGTACCTGCGGACTTCTACGCCACAATCGCACGCCGGCTCCGGTCGGCCGCGGATGGAACGGCCGCTCCCGGCATCGCCATCGACTCCTCCGGAGCCCCGCTGGCGGCGGCCCTGGAGGGCGATGCCCTGGGAAAGCCGGACCTCCTCAAGCCGAACGCGGAAGAGCTCGCAGAGCTTGCCGCCGCTGCCGGTTTCACGAACGTCTCCACAGCTGAGCAACTGGAAGCAGACCCGGCCAAAGCCGCCGAAGCTGCTGCCGCCGTCGTCGCCAGCGGTGTGGGTGCCGTTCTCGCAACACTGGGGTCCAAGGGCGCAGTCCTGGTGACCGCAGACGGAGCGTGGCTTGCCACGCATCCGCCAATCAAGGCAGTCAGCACGGTAGGCGCCGGGGATTCATCCTTGGCCGGCTACCTGCTGGCCGCAACCCAGGGCGGCTCCGCACAGGACTGCCTCCGTCAAGCCGTGGCACATGGTGCCGCTGCCGCTTCGCTGCCGGGCTCCACTGTCCCGGCAGTCCACCAGACAACCCCCGCCGCCGTAACCATCACGGCCCTCCAGAAGGACTAA
- a CDS encoding DeoR/GlpR family DNA-binding transcription regulator yields the protein MFAEERQQLISALVAERGRVSVTDLADRFSITTETIRRDLAALEVSGNLRRVHGGAVPSDRLSTREESIVERAVQRQDEKLRIAKAALALIPEPTTGSILLDAGSTTETLADLLAQRTLPTNSNEELVVITHAIPIAGKLSSTQGVALQILGGRVRGLTQAAVGQSTVEAAYRLRPDIAFVGTNGIHAVFGLSTPDPEEAAVKAAFVKSARRVVALADSSKLDAETLVQFATLKDVDTLITDQQPSAELAAALADAGVDVVVA from the coding sequence GTGTTCGCCGAAGAACGCCAACAACTGATCTCCGCACTCGTCGCAGAGCGCGGACGGGTGAGCGTCACCGACCTCGCCGACCGCTTCAGCATCACCACTGAGACCATCCGCCGCGATCTCGCAGCCCTTGAAGTTTCCGGAAACCTCCGCAGGGTCCATGGCGGGGCCGTCCCCTCGGACCGCCTCAGCACCCGCGAGGAAAGCATCGTCGAGCGTGCAGTGCAGCGCCAGGACGAAAAACTCCGCATCGCGAAAGCCGCCCTCGCCCTGATTCCCGAGCCCACCACCGGCAGCATCCTTCTGGATGCGGGCTCCACCACCGAGACCCTCGCCGACCTTCTCGCCCAGCGGACCCTTCCCACCAACAGCAATGAAGAACTGGTGGTCATCACCCACGCCATCCCCATTGCCGGCAAGCTCTCCTCAACGCAGGGCGTCGCGCTCCAGATTCTCGGCGGTCGCGTCCGAGGACTGACGCAGGCCGCCGTCGGGCAGTCCACAGTCGAAGCCGCTTACCGGCTCCGGCCGGACATCGCGTTCGTGGGCACCAACGGGATTCACGCCGTCTTCGGGCTGAGCACCCCCGACCCCGAAGAAGCCGCCGTGAAAGCGGCCTTCGTAAAGTCAGCCCGCCGCGTTGTGGCCCTGGCCGACTCGTCCAAGCTGGATGCCGAAACCTTGGTCCAGTTCGCCACCTTGAAGGATGTTGACACCTTGATTACTGACCAGCAGCCCTCGGCTGAACTCGCGGCAGCTTTGGCCGACGCCGGCGTAGACGTGGTGGTCGCATGA
- a CDS encoding GAF and ANTAR domain-containing protein, producing MDEMNVELALPDAASAPDDVSVPERLQDLVIDSEDVGGFLGDLAVFSAEAVSAAVGMNVHCGITLSRRRRTATVAGSTHEARLIDEVQQAYGDGPCLEAMRTHNTVHVPDTAAEERWPEYCKVIADRGHLSALCVPLELDEGATAALNFFAPQAGAFSDSTIKDCELYASQAERSLRLAVRIGVKQQHADDLKDAMQSRTVIDLACGIIMGQNRCTQDEAFQILKKASSTRNQKLRDVAEGLVKNVAKESPVSHFEP from the coding sequence ATGGACGAAATGAACGTTGAATTGGCGCTGCCTGATGCCGCCTCGGCGCCCGACGATGTTTCGGTGCCTGAACGGCTTCAGGACCTTGTAATTGACAGCGAAGACGTCGGTGGATTCCTCGGAGATCTCGCTGTATTTTCGGCTGAGGCGGTGTCTGCGGCTGTCGGCATGAACGTGCATTGCGGCATCACCCTGAGCCGGCGGAGGCGTACTGCCACGGTGGCTGGCAGTACCCATGAAGCCAGGCTGATCGATGAAGTCCAGCAGGCCTACGGGGATGGTCCCTGCTTGGAGGCAATGCGGACACATAACACCGTGCATGTGCCCGATACCGCCGCAGAGGAGCGTTGGCCGGAATACTGCAAAGTCATTGCGGACCGCGGACATCTTTCAGCCCTCTGCGTTCCCCTGGAGCTGGACGAAGGTGCCACGGCCGCCCTGAACTTCTTTGCTCCGCAGGCCGGAGCCTTCAGCGATTCCACCATCAAGGACTGCGAGCTCTACGCCAGCCAGGCGGAACGCTCGCTTCGCCTGGCAGTCCGGATCGGCGTGAAGCAGCAGCACGCGGACGATCTCAAGGACGCGATGCAGTCGCGGACCGTTATCGACCTTGCCTGCGGCATCATCATGGGGCAAAACCGCTGCACCCAGGACGAAGCGTTCCAGATCCTCAAGAAGGCTTCCAGTACCCGGAACCAGAAGCTGCGTGACGTTGCGGAGGGGCTGGTCAAGAACGTGGCGAAGGAATCGCCCGTCTCGCATTTTGAGCCCTGA
- a CDS encoding glutamate--cysteine ligase, which produces MRTFGVEEELLIADPSDGTPLALAADILDVAAQGVDATDDAASLKSEFKQEQIEVNSSPCRTAAELRAEIRAGRSLSDKAARTLGARVAALATPPVFHATPTAGNQRYTAMGAEFGLISREQLTCGFHVHVSIESPEEGVAVLDRMRHWLPVLLALSANSPFWMGTDTGFASYRTQIWNRWPTAGPMDVFGSADGYRNVLEALLGTGVPMDEGMIYFDARLSRGHPTVELRIADVCLYAEDALTLAVIARALVETSAAEWRRGEPPSSAMTQVIRMANWKASRFGINRELLHPLEQTPVAAPEVAGALLRHIRPALAKAGDLAAARAGVAAILRRGSGERLQRQAYARRKRLSDVVSAAIASTHQDGELSDAGLLTF; this is translated from the coding sequence ATGCGTACGTTTGGAGTGGAAGAGGAACTGCTGATCGCCGATCCTTCGGACGGCACGCCGTTGGCCCTCGCGGCCGACATCCTGGACGTGGCTGCGCAGGGCGTGGATGCCACGGACGATGCTGCCTCGCTGAAGTCCGAATTCAAGCAGGAGCAAATCGAAGTCAACTCCAGCCCGTGCCGTACGGCGGCCGAACTCAGGGCTGAGATCCGTGCTGGCCGATCCTTGTCCGACAAGGCAGCAAGGACGCTGGGTGCCAGGGTGGCGGCCTTGGCCACCCCGCCGGTTTTTCACGCGACACCCACTGCCGGAAATCAGCGCTACACGGCCATGGGCGCGGAATTCGGCCTGATTTCACGCGAACAACTCACCTGCGGCTTCCACGTGCATGTATCCATCGAGTCACCTGAAGAGGGTGTCGCGGTCCTGGACAGAATGCGTCACTGGCTGCCCGTCCTACTGGCATTGAGCGCCAATTCGCCCTTTTGGATGGGCACAGACACCGGCTTTGCGAGCTACCGCACGCAGATCTGGAACCGCTGGCCCACGGCAGGTCCGATGGACGTCTTCGGCTCGGCCGACGGGTACCGGAACGTGTTGGAGGCGCTGCTAGGCACCGGTGTGCCCATGGATGAGGGCATGATCTATTTCGATGCCCGCTTGTCCCGGGGCCATCCCACCGTTGAACTCAGGATCGCGGACGTGTGCCTTTACGCCGAGGATGCGCTCACCCTGGCCGTGATCGCGCGAGCGCTGGTGGAGACTTCGGCGGCTGAATGGCGCCGCGGCGAACCGCCGTCGAGCGCCATGACCCAGGTGATCCGCATGGCCAACTGGAAAGCCAGCCGCTTCGGCATCAACCGCGAACTCCTGCACCCGCTGGAGCAGACCCCCGTTGCCGCCCCAGAGGTTGCCGGCGCGTTGCTGCGCCACATCAGGCCGGCACTGGCCAAAGCCGGGGACCTGGCTGCCGCCCGGGCTGGCGTGGCCGCCATCCTCCGCCGTGGTTCAGGCGAGCGGCTGCAGCGCCAGGCCTATGCGCGCCGCAAGCGGTTGTCCGACGTCGTGTCCGCCGCGATCGCGTCCACGCACCAGGATGGCGAACTTTCCGACGCCGGTTTGCTGACCTTCTGA
- a CDS encoding VOC family protein, which produces MNISLKYAHVTVNDVDESLAFYRDALGLEVRNDVGSDGQRWVTLGSDAQPDLELVLSPPHAGRSQADGDAIQELLTKGVMPMLVFSTDDLDATFEKLRASGAEVLQEPIDQPWGPRDCAFRDPSGNMIRINQG; this is translated from the coding sequence ATGAACATTTCATTGAAGTACGCACACGTTACCGTCAACGACGTCGATGAGTCGCTTGCCTTCTATCGCGACGCCCTTGGCCTGGAGGTCCGCAACGACGTCGGCTCCGACGGCCAGCGCTGGGTGACCCTGGGCAGCGACGCCCAGCCGGACCTTGAGCTCGTTCTCTCCCCACCGCATGCCGGCCGCTCCCAGGCCGACGGCGACGCCATCCAGGAACTCCTCACCAAGGGCGTCATGCCCATGCTCGTGTTCAGCACGGACGACCTCGACGCCACTTTCGAGAAGCTCCGCGCATCGGGCGCCGAGGTCCTCCAAGAGCCCATCGACCAGCCGTGGGGACCGCGCGACTGCGCGTTCCGCGACCCCTCCGGCAACATGATCCGCATCAACCAGGGCTGA
- a CDS encoding helix-turn-helix transcriptional regulator, which translates to MTPQELANLAHLRRARDFIDREYARPLDVPTMAAGALMSPAHFSRQFKAAYGESPYNYLMTRRIERAMALLRAGTSVTDACMEVGCTSLGSFSSRFTEIVGITPSEYRSREHQAVKAMPNCIAKQHTRPDRKGSNNLSRIEEAATSQLQ; encoded by the coding sequence ATGACTCCGCAGGAACTGGCCAACCTGGCCCATCTGCGGCGCGCCCGCGATTTCATAGACCGCGAGTACGCGCGTCCTTTGGATGTGCCCACCATGGCCGCCGGCGCCCTCATGTCCCCGGCGCACTTCTCCCGCCAGTTCAAGGCCGCCTATGGGGAATCACCCTACAACTATCTGATGACGCGGCGGATCGAGCGGGCCATGGCCCTCCTGCGCGCAGGAACCAGCGTTACCGACGCCTGCATGGAGGTCGGCTGTACGTCCCTGGGTTCCTTCAGCAGCCGCTTCACCGAAATCGTGGGAATCACGCCCAGCGAGTACCGATCCCGGGAGCACCAAGCGGTCAAGGCCATGCCGAACTGCATCGCCAAACAGCACACGCGCCCGGACAGAAAAGGCAGCAACAACCTGAGCAGGATCGAAGAAGCGGCCACGTCACAGCTGCAATAG
- a CDS encoding alpha/beta hydrolase, giving the protein MDSVVWSKPENQRKGTPLLVMLHGYGTSEQRMVDLFDHLPPAFTCAALRGPKVIGDHYGWFLLDYFLTNDFADVITSTNAVFDWINSVKGNHSSVSLLGYSQGMAMASTLLRLRPEAFKATVGLSGFVLDNDLLALSESFDSPPPFFWGRDKADPVINEDAIAHTEEWLNANTALTARTYPGMGHRIEPAELVDVSAFLKFYVLG; this is encoded by the coding sequence ATGGATTCAGTGGTCTGGTCAAAGCCCGAAAACCAGCGGAAAGGCACCCCGCTGCTGGTGATGCTTCACGGATACGGCACCAGTGAGCAGCGCATGGTTGACCTCTTTGACCATCTGCCTCCGGCCTTCACATGCGCCGCGTTGCGCGGACCAAAAGTCATTGGCGACCACTATGGCTGGTTCCTGCTGGACTACTTCCTCACCAACGACTTTGCGGACGTGATCACGTCCACCAACGCGGTGTTCGACTGGATCAATTCCGTTAAGGGCAACCACAGCAGCGTCAGCTTGCTGGGCTATTCGCAGGGCATGGCCATGGCCAGTACGTTGCTGCGGTTACGGCCCGAGGCCTTCAAGGCAACCGTGGGACTGTCCGGTTTCGTCCTGGACAACGATCTCCTGGCCCTGAGTGAGTCGTTCGACAGTCCGCCCCCGTTCTTCTGGGGGAGGGACAAAGCGGACCCTGTCATCAATGAGGACGCAATCGCCCACACGGAAGAGTGGTTGAACGCGAATACGGCCCTGACGGCGCGGACCTACCCGGGGATGGGACACAGGATCGAGCCGGCCGAACTGGTCGATGTCAGTGCATTCCTCAAGTTCTACGTGCTCGGTTAG